The Electrophorus electricus isolate fEleEle1 chromosome 4, fEleEle1.pri, whole genome shotgun sequence region AGgtcctcctctgcctctgtgtctcactcccGCTCTGAGTCCCACAAGTCCAGGTACACCCTCACAGAGCACTGCGACCTGCCCATACTGTAAACTCACACCACAGAAGTATTGCATCATAGCCATGCgcgtggttgtgtttttgtgggtcTGCGTGggtgtttatgtatgcatgtgcgtgggtgtgtgtgtttgtgtgtgcacattcgTATGTGCATCTGCATTTGAATTGTTTATTACACTCtgggcttttgtgtgtttgtgcatgcgtgtgcgcgcgtgtgtttttgcatccgtgtgtgtgtgtgtgtgtgtgtgtgtgtgtgtgtgtgtgtgtgtgtggtgctacaggtctctctctgtgagcaGCGTGTCCTCTGTGTCCTCGGCTTCGTCCAGTAGCAGCTCCGTCCGCAGCGCTGACTCGGAGGACATGTACGCTGACCTGGCCAGCCCTGTGTCCTCTGCTAGCTCCCGCTCACCCACGCCGGGGCACGGCCGCAAAGACAGGGGCCCTCCACGGGAACGCCCACCCCCGCGAGAGCGGGATGCTGACAAAGACCgaggtggggggggagagagagagagagagagagagagagagagagagagagagggagagaggcattTTATAGAATTTGTATTGGTAACATTATTCCCCATCAAATATCGATTGATTGAAAAAGTCCTTTTCATATAAACCCATTGACTGCtgttttttgtaaaattgtAGAAGACTTGGTAGATTAGCCAATCAATGGCCAATCAAGCAATGGCTATAATGGGTGTAATGATACATTTTGGATTGGTTTTACATGTACTGGGCAGCGCTATCATCTATTACACCACATATTACGGTCTGTAAACAGTGATGAATGAGCCAGACCTGGATCAAGGCCAAAACCCCCTCCGGCTTACAGGTAGGGGCAGGTCTAGATACCTGGTCTGTGTGATCTTTGCAGATCTGTACTGGTCTTCACATGTGCAGGTTTGGGGCACTGGAGAGGTATCGAGTTTTGTCTGTGAAACCGTTTGGGCTTTATTGAGGATGACGCGTCCATCTTGGTCCTTCGTAGTGAGCGGTTCCATTTTCTGGCTCCAATAGTCCTCGTGTCTTGTGCTTCTTGTAGGAAAACCCCAGAAAAAAGACGAGGTTTtcaaagaggagaggaaaagagtggacccccccgcccccctccccaAAGCTGAGCTGGGCATGCCCCGATCGGGGCCTGGGCCCCGGGGCCACCCCATGAACGTGTCGTCCATGGGCCCTCCTGGGGGGTATGGGTCACACAAGGACATCAAACTCACCCTCCTCAACAAGGTATCTGCCCCCTGTGATCTGATGTTGTCCACACTGTTTGGCATaagtgtgtatctctctgtgaCCTGATAACATTCACACTTTGTTTGATTGGTGGTAAGTGTGTTCGCGGTGTCCCTGACTGCCATTCCACCTTCTGTGTGTAGCAGCAGGGCGAGAGGAGCAACAGGAAGAGATACTTTCCTGCTGACAAAGAGAGACCAACATCCCCTCTGAGCAAGAGGATAGCACTGTCTCCTGACAGAGGTGAGGGTTCACTGGGCTTCACGTGAAGGCCACGCACTAGAAAATACCCACATGGAAGTGGAGCCTGTACATTTTgggttctgcacacacacacacacacacacacacacacacacacacacacacacacacaccgtgttaGAGCCATTGGTAACATGGGTGTCTTATGGGTACTACCAGAAAGGAATCTCTCCTTAGTCAGCAGTTTTGGTTCCTTAAGTGGGCAGCCACACAGGCGCTGACTACACGTTCCACCGTGATGTTCCATAGGTCGAGACAGGAGAATGCCAGGACGTCCCCCATTATCGCCAAGAATGGATCGACCCCGTGGGCAGGGTCCCCGGCCCCTGCCTCCCCAGGGAGAAAGGTACGTCCGGATGCTATCGAGAGCCACACCTCTGAGACGTGATCTGTGGAATGCCatcacatttataaacacagtGGCGAGTTTACAGACACATCTCTTAAGCTGACACTTCAATATCACCTTATCAGTTCATTAAGGTGTTTGAACTGAAAAGTCAGGTTTCCTGTCTGGAAGCTTTGGATACTTTGTTACCCTGTGGGCTTTTGTGAAAACCATGGGTGGCCATTTAAGAAAATTTCCTAGGTAAGATTGTGCTGTCATTCTGACTTCTGATTAACTAAAcctctgatctgagatcagcagaGCTGAGACAGATCATTAGACCCAAGGCCACGTTCATGAAGGTGAAATCGGAAGTGCCCTGCTCTGACATGTTGCTTCAGATGACATTATAATCTTTATGGCCACATTAcggtgaaaaatatttacagagtCTCTAGCCTTTGTTTGGAAAGAGGATCATTATTAAAAAGGGAAAACCCAAGTAGGGTAAATTATTCGTGCGCGCACACAAAGTCATGAGCTCACAATCACACCGTGTATGTGACCATGCATGCACGGTGAAGTCGCCATTAAAAAAAACGCATACAGAGTGCGAATACAGTAGGAAAAGCGTTCCACCTGGTATCAGTGGATACTGGAGACCGTTCTCCCTCCTCTGGGTTTATTGCTACTCTAAATACCCAAACTGGAAAGATTCATGAATGTGCTACAGCCGAACCTGTTAGTCTAAGACAAACTCCTACTGTGAGCTGCTGTGTACTTGAACATTTGattctttattctttcattcattcattactgtTAAAAAGACTAGATATGCAtcttaggaaaaaaaaacaggtctgtctgaaatgttgcCTTTGGTTGCATATTTCCATAAAGATGTCAGGCACACAGATACCAAAGTGTCCTTAACTAACACAAATAGTGTAGGGTCCAAAAATGCTGATAAGCTTGTTTGTCATCTGGCCTATTGGGTGCTGTGAAGAATTAATTTGGATATTTAATCATAAATTCATGCCAACTGAATAACCTGACATATTAACTGCAAACGCTAAAATGCCAAGCGCAAAATTTATAGTGATAACGGACATGAAGTTGTGTACCTAATTTTAGGTTGGTGTGTCATCTAGACCCTTTAAAAACTCAAGTCTCAAGTATCTGATTcatggtttgtgtgttctgtttcagGAAGcgccccctctctccacctcccaaGTCTTCTGGGAAAGGCCCTGCTTTGTCTGCAAGCAAGCCCCCTGCCCTGGGACCCAGCTCAGGCTCCGGCAAGCCCACCAGTACCCTGTCGCGCCGAGAGGAGCTCCTGAAACAGCTGAAGGCCGTGGAAGACGCCATCGCCCGCAAAAGAGCCAAGATCCctggaaaataaagagagaaaacaaagcatAAGCGAAACACGGCCAGTTTGGCCAGCCCTGGGCCGCGCCACCCGAGGACGCCCGCCGATGAAAAACACTCGTCGTCCTTTACAAGCTGCAGGCCATCCCATGTTTGTCCTGGGACATGAAGACCACTGCTACATTTCTGCCCGTTTTCCCTTCAGAGAGAGTCCGTTTAGATTTTATACTGATATGTTAGTGGGGTGGACATGcccctggggggtggggtggggtgggggtgggggcaacCCTGCCTCTTTTTGCAAGAAGATGAAAGCTTCAAGCAGAGGGGGAACAAAAGTATTCctaagttctgtctctctgtacatTTCTCCATGAACCCCAAGTCACgttgtttgctttttctttttctcctttaatCGCCATTCTCTTGCTCTGCTCTTCTGACGAGAGGCTGACGGTCCATCGGAGCTTTGACCAGCCTGCACAGACGCCACCCTCGTTACGTATCCTCATCTCCAATTCCATCATTGCCAAGAGTCTCTATCTCCAGTTCTCCATGTTTAGCTTTCTTCTCATCgtgttctgtttttcattgTGTACAAATATGGTAAACCAGATGACAAACCTAACCGTCTCTTAAAGTGTACAACAGTCTAGAGAACAGATGGCAGTGATGTGAAGTTGCTTTTATAGAATCCGCATTGATTTTTGTCCCTTAGCCcttcactcaaaaaaaaaaaaactatcttaTTTTGTCTTCTTATTTCTAGTTGAGTGTGAGAGGTTGTGATTGGGACATTTGGCGATGAGGAAGAATTTCGTCTtgcttttgtgaaaaaaaaaaaagcttctaaaTAAACTATTTTGATAAAGAGAAAACAGTGGTGTGCCTTCTCCTGTTTGTCAGTTCACAGATGCGTGTAGAGAATGTGTATCTGAAGAGAAACTGAGGCAACTGCTTTCGACAGCGGGGGTCAGAGCTAaggttagggctaaggttagggttagggctaaggttagggttagggccagggttagggttagggctagagctagggttagggccaggtttagggttagggccagggttagggctagagctaaggttatggttagatctagggttagggtcaggtttagggttagggctagatctagggttagggctagatctagggttagggctagatctagggttagggttagatctagggttagggccaggtttagggttagggctaggattagggatagggttagttGTTCAAGACGGCATTGTTCCCAGATGAAAGGTATATTTAAGACAAACTGTTGGTGATCTGCTGCTGAaagtttattcattcattcattcattgccCTTAAAAGACTAGATATGCATCTTAGAAAAAAACAGGTCTGTCTGAAATGTAGCCTTTGGTTCATCTGCATATTTCCATAAAGATGTCAGGCACACAGATACTAAAGTGTCCTTAACTAACACAAATAGTGTAGAGTCCAAAAATGCTGATAAACAGAGAAACTTGAAATGTTGCCAGACTTGTTTGTCATCTAGCCTGTTGGGTGCTGTGAAGAATTAATCTGGATATTTAATCATAAATTCATGCTAACTGAATAACCTGACATGTTAACTGCAAACGCTAAAATGCCAAGAGCAAAATTGTTTTCATTAAGCACTGACGCACATGAAGTTACGTAGTTACGTGATGTGTCCTAGGTCTAGACTTTTTAAAGtccaaaatgcttttaaatgcttttaatggCCCTGTACACTGTCGGGTCTTGTTCTtgttagatttgtgtgtgtgtgagatatatatatatatatatatatatagatatagatatatagatatagatatatagatatatagatatagatatatagatatatagatatagatatatagatatatatatatagatatatagatatatatatagatatatatatagatatatatatatagatatatatatagatatatatatatatagatatatatgattGGAATCTAATTGTTATTGACATTAAGGTTTTTTAATATGTAGGATTATTTAAGAAATGCTTTTCTTAACTTCATTAAATTCCAATATTGTCTGGATTGATTGCGTTTTcatcaagaaaacaaacatgactgtAGCCTTATATAGATTTGTAATAAACACCCAGCTGCTGGTAACATATCTCTGCTTAAATCCTGAAGAGGAAAGCGGATGCACggaagtaaatatttatttcctcATACATTGGATTTTCCCGCGAGCTGTCGGGAGTATATATGGCTGCGCGCTCGGCTCGCTGGATCAGTGAGCGCTTACAGGTGGGTTAACAGGACAGATTAATGATGTGGGTAAGTAGTCGTCTTATTTCTAGTACAGGTGAACTCCACAGACTCGACTGGATATGAAccttaagtctttttttttttttcttttaatctaaCATTATTTAATAAACTTTGTGATCGTATTATTTTCCAGTCTCCCgtgctgtttttgttccttGTCTTAACGGACATCGTGGACGCACATAAATCTAAAGGCTGTTTCCCTGAAGCTGAGCTGCCGGCGCGTGCAGTGAAGCTGCTGCACCGCTCGCACCGGAATGCTGAGTCTAGGCGCGCGGGCTCCGCTGCGATGTCTTGCGCTGATTTTCAGCGGCAGGTGTTTTCACCTGAACTCAAGCATCGCTCGCTGTCACCGTGGATAATCAGGTACTGCTCTCAGACCAGCTTAATAACTGTCTGCTGCACTTGTCCACCAGCTGAGACGTGCATGGGCCTAACGAGACGCATATGCTTCCTTTTTAGAGACCATCACGATTCTAGTTTGATTCCTTCGTCGTACCAAGTTGCCCAGTGCCTTTGCGAAGGATGCATCATTAACGGGACTGAGAACACCGACTACAATTCCGTGCCTGTGTTTCAGAACATGATGTTTTTGAAGAAGGTCAAATGTCCAACGGACTCAGATAAATACTCTTTACAAATTCATTATGAAGAGATTCCATATGCGTGTACCTGCGCTGTGCCTAAGCAATAACCTCTTGTAGAGGCTACATTTTACTAAGACAAAAATGTAGAGACGTGTCTCATatatggttgtgtttgttttaaaatgcacatgttCTTAGTTATTTTTCTAAATAACATTATTTACTATGCTTATGTTTCATAAGCTGAGGAAACTGCAAGTTCCTTATGAATTTACTAGGCAATCAAAATGCCCTGCAAGATACAAAATTGCCGTGCATACactactttttatttatgtaataatttattaattatttatttaaattatttgtttgacTTAAGGTATagaggtttatttattttaatctattaatatgtatatattatgtaataatGTTATTGATGGCATTATCAGAAAAAAAGGTCTATAAGTGAAAACACTGGGTTTCTCACTGGGTACTATGAATGCACACGTTCCTTTGTATGGTATGGTACAAATACTGCATTCTTAATTTAATAAAGATATGTTTTTTGAAACTTGACTCCGCTCTTTGGGCAGCGCAATGCAGATGCTACAttgagtgcaaaaaaaaaacaccaatatCTATAGCACGTGGAATTGACAGGTTAAGATTTTGagataataaatgtaattaatatattattaacagtttaactaatacaaattaaaagtacttttaatttgaataatatACACATTCGACTCGCCTACAAGGGTATGACGTTCAATACCTGCGACAATTAACCCATGTGGACCGTGTTGACAAAATGACTACATCCCTTCTAACTGCTCTGAGCATTCTTATCAAACCAATTCGAGGTAAGGGTCTGTCTGAGTATGTTAAGGATGTAAATATTTGCTAAGCAATAAACATTTTCCTGTTGCAGCTGATTTGGGATTTGTATAGTGAATGCTACATATGTCCAGCTAGTTAACATTTTTGCTACACGGTTAGGATTCAACTGAAGTCGAAATGAATTCATGACAATGATTCATTATcagtaatttaatatatatatatcgtgCTTTCTCACTTTCCCACAAGCACTCTAACAATAATAAGACATTGGTAGATTGTCGTTTAAATACAATTACGCTGGTTGCTATAAAAATACAGTGCCAAGCAATAACATCAGTCTCACATAACTCTCCAGAGTCCGTTGATTGACTAGAGAAATCCGAATAGTAGGTGTTGTCAAACtcctggcgtgtgtgtgtcatgtgagCCTGGTGCTAAGAGTGTAGTCCTTTCCCAGAGACCCATTTGGGAGGCGTGACACCACAGGAGGCGCTGTTGTCTGCCCTCCAGAGGAACCAGGTGGAACTGCAGGAGCGTCTGGCAGCTGTCGAGCTGGAAGAGGCCCGGTGTCTCCTGGAGGAAGTTAGGGGGGAGGTGCCATGGTTCTGTGCTGACACCGAGGACCTCACTTGGCGCTTTGTGCAGGAGTGCCTGCTCCTGTTGCTCTGCCTGGCACGGCACCTCAGCCGGCTCCTGGAGGCTTTCAGTCAGAGCCAAACGGGCCCTGCTCCTGCGAAGCCCCACCCTCCTGAAACCGCCCCGCCTCTCCCTCCAGATGTGCTCAGCGTTGCTCAGCAGAAGACCCTGGGCTCTGGGCTACAGTTCCTCGTCACCCTGGGCCTCTGCCCGTACTTGTCTCTCGGTGTGGGAGTCAGCCTGGGTCTGCGCTCTGCCTTTGGGGCTGCAGTAAAGGGGGCGGTGCGTTGCGATGCCCCGCCTCCTTGCGAGCGTCGACTGCTCACCACCGTTATGGTGCTTCTGGAAGTGAGCGCAGTGTCGTCCTTGGCAACGCTGGTGTTTACTCGTCACCTAGGAGACCTGATGGCAGCGCTTTGTCAGTTAGGATACTGTCCCCAACGCCCTGAAGGAGAGGTCACCGACAGCAGCAAGGTATTGAGCTGAATGATGTTTGAGATTTAAGCAGGCCAACCTGTGCATTTGTGAGCCTATGAGATGAGATGAGGAGGAAGACCTAATAAAAGgatgggtttttgtttgtttgtttttttcttcttttcaatcCTGTCCCTGTCACAGGGGCTCACTGTAGAAGAGCGGAAGAGTTGCAGACAAGCGCTTCAGGGCCTTCTGGGAAGGGTTTATCAACCAATCGTCATCAAAGAGCTGCTGGCACTTCAGGGCGGA contains the following coding sequences:
- the il17c gene encoding interleukin-17C produces the protein MMWSPVLFLFLVLTDIVDAHKSKGCFPEAELPARAVKLLHRSHRNAESRRAGSAAMSCADFQRQVFSPELKHRSLSPWIIRDHHDSSLIPSSYQVAQCLCEGCIINGTENTDYNSVPVFQNMMFLKKVKCPTDSDKYSLQIHYEEIPYACTCAVPKQ